The Zygotorulaspora mrakii chromosome 3, complete sequence genome includes a region encoding these proteins:
- the UBA4 gene encoding Uba4p (similar to Saccharomyces cerevisiae UBA4 (YHR111W); ancestral locus Anc_5.421) — MKKKIKSRKVKSLIESAIVYAMDASEDFRKELIALKLENAKLRKELDESRGLEKEFPMSLEEYRRYGRQMIVEGTGGVEGQVKLRNARILVVGAGGLGCPVLPYLAGAGVGQIGIVDNDVVDTSNLHRQVLHDSTKVGMLKCESAKQVLNKLNPHVTVVTYPLRLDGSNAFEIFQGYDYVLDCTDTPLARYLISDVAVNLGMTVVSASGLGTEGQLTILNFCNVGPCYRCFYPKPPSPNAVSSCQEGGVIGPCIGLVGTMMAVETLKLILGIYTAKNFQPFLKAYSGFPDQTLRTFKMRGRQDSCECSGKNPTVTREAIESGEINYSVFCGSRDYNVCTPEERITVKNYEEKYHNDKLRGHILLDVRPHHHYGISHVPESYNLTVKELKDMEGELTKLKDEIPDIGIDSEVIVMCRYGNDSQLATRLLKDKFGISNVKDVKGGFFKYIDEINPRLPKY, encoded by the coding sequence atgaaaaaaaagattaagTCTCGAAAGGTAAAATCATTAATCGAATCTGCTATAGTGTATGCCATGGATGCCTCAGAGGATTTTAGGAAAGAATTAATTGCTTTGAAACTAGAAAATGCTAAGCTGCGTAAAGAGTTGGACGAGAGCAGGGGGCTGGAGAAGGAGTTTCCGATGTCTTTGGAAGAGTACAGACGCTATGGTAGACAAATGATCGTTGAAGGAACAGGAGGTGTAGAAGGACAGGTGAAACTTAGAAATGCCAGGATTTTAGTGGTGGGTGCAGGTGGCCTAGGCTGCCCTGTTTTGCCCTATTTAGCAGGCGCTGGTGTCGGGCAAATTGGTATAGTCGATAACGATGTTGTAGATACGTCCAATCTGCATCGTCAGGTACTGCATGATTCTACGAAAGTAGGCATGCTGAAGTGTGAATCAGCCAAACAAGTTCTTAATAAGCTGAATCCCCATGTCACAGTGGTGACGTATCCTTTAAGACTCGACGGGAGTAatgcatttgaaattttccaGGGATATGATTACGTTCTGGATTGCACAGATACCCCCCTTGCTAGATACTTGATTTCTGATGTTGCTGTTAATTTGGGAATGACTGTTGTTTCAGCGTCGGGACTAGGCACTGAGGGTCAGTTGACAATACTGAATTTTTGTAATGTTGGCCCATGTTACCGTTGTTTTTATCCCAAACCTCCTTCTCCAAACGCAGTATCATCTTGTCAAGAGGGAGGAGTAATTGGTCCATGTATCGGATTAGTGGGAACGATGATGGCTGTTGAAACGTTGAAATTAATTCTTGGAATTTATACggcaaaaaatttccagccatttttgaaagcttaCTCAGGCTTTCCCGATCAGACATTGCGTACATTCAAAATGCGGGGTAGGCAAGACAGCTGTGAATGCTCCGGAAAGAATCCAACTGTTACCAGAGAAGCTATTGAATCAGGAGAAATAAATTATAGTGTCTTCTGTGGCTCACGCGACTACAATGTTTGTACGCCTGAAGAGAGAATTACAGTAAAAAATTATGAAGAAAAGTATCATAATGACAAACTTCGAGGTCATATACTTCTTGACGTGAGACCACATCATCACTATGGTATTTCTCATGTACCTGAGAGCTATAACCTGACCGTTAAAGAACTTAAAGATATGGAGGGTGAATTGACAAAACTGAAGGACGAAATTCCAGATATTGGCATTGACAGTGAAGTAATTGTTATGTGTCGCTACGGTAATGATTCTCAACTTGCCACGAGACTTCTCAAAGATAAGTTTGGAATAAGCAATGTCAAAGATGTGAAGGGTGGCTTTTTCAAGTACATAGACGAAATCAATCCCAGATTACCAAAATACTAA